The window CTGGCCGATTCCGCTCTCCGCCGCCCAGTTGCGGCGCAGCCTCGCCGATGCTGACCAGCGTTACCATTACAAGGAACTTGTCCTCGTTGGGCACAGCATGGGCGGCATCCTCTCTCGCATCCAGGTGACTGACTCCAATGGACGCGGCGTTCTTGCGGACATTGTCGGCGACCCGGCGGCGGCGTCGCTGGAGAGGCGCATGCCTGGAAACGGCAAGCTCAAGGACGCGATGTTCTTCAAACCCAATCCCAAAGTGGAAAAGGTTGTCTTCATCTGCACTCCGCACCGGGGCAGCAACCTCGCCCTCATCGGGCCCGCGGGCTGGGTGGCTGGTCTCATCCGCCTGCCAAGCTACGTCGTGTCGTTGGCGAAGGATGTCGGGCAATACTTCAGCGAAGAAGAGCGACGCCGCATGCCGACGAGTATCGGCGGGCTTTCGCCGCACAATCGATTCCTGCAAGCCATAGCGCGTCGTCCGATCCACAGCCGGACTTTCAGCATCATCGGAGACCGGGGACGTGGAGATACGCCGAACAGCTCGGACGGCGTGGTGCCTTACTCCAGCGCGCATATCGACGGTGCTGAGTCGGAACTGATCGTGCCCGCCGACCATGGAGCCTTCAATCATCCCAAGGCCATCGAGGAACTGCGCCGCATCCTTTTGACGCAATAGCGGTCGGGTCGCGCCCGTCACTCTGGAAATGACCCAAGCCAAGGATTCTCCCGCCGACGGGGTGAGGCCGCCTGCGGTGTACCGGCTCGCTGTGGGCATTCTGCGGTGCATCCTGTTCTTCGGGGCACGGGTGCGGGTCAGCCAGGAGGCGCAGCTACCCGAGGGAGCTTGTATCGTGGCGTCGAATCACATCAGCCACTTTGATCCGCCTCTGATTAGCGGGAGCTTTCGGCGCGTGTTTCGCCGGGATATCGACTGGCTCGCGATGCAGGAGCTTTTTGGGCATCCGGCGTCGAAGCGATTCTTTGAGGGAGCCAATGTCATCCCGGTGAACCGGGGTGGCGGCGACCGGACATCATTGCGCGTCGCCCTGCGTCGGTTGGCGCTCGGGCGCATGGTGGGGATCTTTCCCGAGGGAGGAATCCGGGACGGAGAGGCCTCCATCCTGAGTGGCGCTCCGATGAAGGCTGGCGTCGCCCTGCTGGCGAGCATGGCCAAGGCGCCGATCGTGCCGGTGGTGATTATCGGCAGTGATCGCCTCTATAATAAGAGACGATGGTTTCCCGGACGCCGCGCAACGGTCTGGATCGGCATCGGACGAGCGTTTTCCCCGCTCCCGGATCGCGCGGAAACCGAGAACCGGCTCGCTGAAGAGATCATCGGGTTGAAAGAACGAGTGATGGTCAAATACGGCCTCACTGCCGCCGATCTGCCGCATCCCCCGAAGGAGCGGATGGCCGAGGCATGAGACGGCTCATCCAAAAATCCATGGCCCAGGCCATGGATGCCGCGATGTGCGGTATGATGAACGCCCTGCAATGGCGGCGACGGTCCGGGGTGTGCACCCGCGCGGAACTCGACGCCTATCTCACCGCCTGCGAGATGGTGACGCGCGAGGAGTTTTACCCGGTCGTTTCCTTTTCCCCGCGACGCGAGGATATCTGGCTGCGCTGGGAAAGTCCGGTCTCCAGCGGTTTTGCGGAGAATGACAAGGTGAAGGTGCGGCTTTATCTCTGCGACGAGGGGTTTCATGCGCCCACGGTGATCATCCTGCACGCGCTGATGAGTGCCAGCGACCTTGGTTACCAGCGGGTGGCGCGATGGTTCAACGCCCATGGGTGGAATGTCGCCTTCCCCCATCTGCCATTTCACTACTCCCGGACGCCTGGCGGGTACTTCAATGGGGAGCTTGCGATCACGGCGAACCTGATCCGCAATGCCGAAACCCTGCGACAGGGCGTGATGGAGCTCCGCCAGCTCATGGGCTGGCTGCGCGAGCATGGAACGCCGGAATTCGGATTGATCGGAACGAGCTTCGGCGGGTGGAATGCGGCGCTCCTGAGTTCGCTGGAGTCCGATCTGCGCTTCGTCGGCCTCGTGCAGCCCATCGTGAATGTCGAGGCGGCGATCTGGGAAAACCCCACGGCGGCGGTGATGAGGAGGTTGCTCGCACGGCAGGGAATCGGTCGGGGCGAAAGCGCCCGGCATGCACACTTGAGCTCGCCCATGCACGGAAAGCCACTTTGCGGCGGCGACCGGGTCATCCTGACCGCTGGGACCTACGATACGGTTTCGCCTCGGACTGAACTGGTTGCCCTGCGAGAGCTTTGGCCGGGGGCGACGCTTTTGGATGTGAAACAGGGGCATTTCGGATATTCCGCCCTGCGTGAGACATTGCGGGAAATCGCCCGGCGGCTCGGGGTGGCGGACACCGTATAGGAAGAACATCCTATTTCCGTCCGGCCCCTTTTTTTCGAGAATTTCGGACATGGACGGTACTCCCTCAATTCAGCTCCCGACCGCAACGGGCGGAATGGGCGTGTCGTTCGCTCGAGGCGGCATGAATATCGCTTCACCTCTTCCGACTTTATGAACACCACCCTTTATGCCGAAACCCTACCCGGAGGGGCCATGTGGTCGATGCGGGTTCCCCGCCATCGCCGTGTCCGGCTCACCGCGCTCAATGCTGGAGCCAATGTCTCAGCGCTCCTGTACAATGCCGATCAGCCGCTCGATCGGTTGAATGTTCCTGACACGCTCAAGGCTCTGCATACGGCCAAGCTCACCAAGGGCCACATCCTCATGAGTGACATGGGGCACGCGCTGGCTTCCATCGTGGAGGATTCCCTCGGCTGGCACGATCCGCTCGGCGGCCATCTTACGGCGGCCCAGGCGCTGGCGAAGTACGGCGACCACAACTATCAGCAGTACCGCAACGACTTTCACCGCAACGCGCACAATGACTTCCTGGTCGAATTGAGCAAACACGGGCTCGGCCTCGCGGACATCGTGGCCAACGTGAACTTCTTCAGCAAAGTCGCGGTGGACGACGACGGCAAAATGGCCTTCGTGCCGAATCACGCGTCGGCGGGAGATTCCCTCGAGCTGCGCACGGAGATGAACGTGCTCCTCGTGCTGGCGAACTGCCCGCATCCCATGAACCCCGCTTCGGAATATCCTGTCTGCCGCGTGCAGGTGGAGATTTTCCCGACGGAGGCCCCCGGGCCTGATGACTTCTGTCGAAACTTCCGTCCTGAATGCGAACGCACCCTCGCACTGACCGAACGCCTCTTTATCTGATCCGATGAGCACGCTGATTTACACGGAAAGCCCCCTCGATCCCAAGCACGCCGTCTACGACGCGACTATCCTCGCGGGCGATGGATGGTTTCACCCGGTGAGAAAGGGGCAGACGCTCCGCATCGTCGATCTGGAGGGCAACCAGGCGGCGGATACATTTTTCTTCAACGCGGCGGACGTGAAGGAACGCTACAGCGCGCAGGACACGATTCGCGAGCAGGGTTCGATCTACCTGACGACCGGCACGCCGCTCATGTCCAACCTGTGCAACCCGCTCCTGACCATCACAGCGGATACCTGCGGGCGGCATGATACGCTCGGCGGGGCCTGTGCGGCCGAGAGCAATATGGTGCGGTACTCGCTCGACAAGCGCTTCATGCACGCCTGCCGCGACACGTTCCTGCTCCAGATGGCGCTCTCGGGGTACCATGTGACGAAGCGCGATCTCGCGCATAACATCAACTTCTTTATGAACGTGCCGGTGACGCCCGAGGGCGGCCTGCGCTTCGCCGACGGCGTGTCGGAGCCCGGGAAATATGTCGAGATGCGGGCCGAGATGGATGTGCTCTGCCTCATCTCCAACTGCCCGCAGCTGAACAATCCCTGCAACGCTTATAATCCGACTCCGATTCAGGTTCTCATCTGGTAATCCGCCATGTTCACCAAGGTCCTCATAGCCAACCGGGGCGAGATCGCCTGCCGTATCATTCGCACGCTCGACCGCCTGGGCGTGGCCTCCGTCGCCGTGTACTCCGAGGCCGACGCCCATGCCGCCCATGTCCGTCTCGCAGGCGAGGCGGTGTGCGTCGGTCCGGCGCAGGCCGCGCAGAGCTATCTGCTCATCGACCGCATCCTCGATGCGGCGAAGCAGACAGGTGCGCAGGCCATCCATCCGGGCTATGGGTTCCTGAGTGAAAACCCCGAGTTTGCCGAGGCCTGCGAAAAGGCGGGTATTGCCTTCATCGGACCAACGGCGGGAAACATGCGCGACTTTGGCCTCAAGCACACGGCCCGCGCGCTCGCCATCGCGAGCGGAGTGCCGGTTTCGCCGGGCACGGAGTTGCTGGCCTCGGTGGACGAGGCGCGCGAGGCGGCGGCGCGTATCGGCTATCCCGTGATGCTCAAGAGCACGGCGGGTGGCGGCGGCATCGGCATGCAGCTGGCGCGGTCGGAGGACGAACTCGCGGAAAAATTTGCCAGCGTCGAGCGCATGGCCCGCAGCAGCTTCAAGGAGTCCGGGTTGTTTCTCGAGAAATTCATCGAGGCGGCGCGGCATGTGGAGGTGCAGATCTTTGGCGACGGCGAGGGAACGGTGGCGGTGCTGGGCGAGCGGGATTGCTCAGTGCAGCGGCGCAACCAGAAGGTGATCGAGGAGACGCCCGCCCCGCATCTTTCCGAGGAGGTGCGCCAGAGGCTGCACCTGTGCGCGAAGGGGCTTGGCGAGGCGGCGAAGTACCGCTCCGCGGGCACGTGCGAGTTCATCTACGACGCGAACGAGGAGAAGTTTTATTTCCTGGAAGTCAATACACGCCTTCAGGTGGAGCATTGCGTGACCGAGCAGGTCTCGGGCCTCGATCTGGTGGAGTGGATGGTGCGACTCGCCGCCGGGGAAAAGCTGCCACTCGAGGCGTACCGGCATGAGCCGAAGGGGCATTCTGTGCAGGCGCGCGTCTACGCGGAGGACCCGAACAAAAACTTTCAGCCGAGCTGCGGGTTGCTCACGGAGGTGAGCTTCCCGGCGGGTGTGCGCGTCGACGGCTGGGTCGAGCGCGGGTCGGAGGTGACGCCGTACTACGATCCGATGATCGCCAAGGTGATCTCCCATGCGGCGACACGCGAGGAGGCGATCGTCCAGCTTGAAAAGGCGCTGGCGGCCAGCCGGGTCGATGGCATCGAGACAAACATCGACTATCTCGGGGCAATCCTCGGGAGCAGGGAATTCCTCGCGGGCGGGGTCACGACGAAGTTTCTCTCAACCTTCCCCTTCACGCCCCGCACCATCGACGTGCTGGAGCCGGGAACGCACACGACGGTGCAGGATTATCCCGGGCGTACCGGGTATTGGGAAATCGGCGTGCCGCCCTCGGGGCCGATGGATCATCTCGCGTTTCGTCTGGCCAACTGGCTCGTGGGCAATGACGAAAAGGCTGCGGGCCTCGAGTGCACGGTGACCGGGCCGAAGCTGAAGTTTCACCGCGACGCCCGGGTGGCTGTGACGGGTGCGGATATGCAGCCTGAGATCGACGGCGTGCGCCAGCCGATGTGGGAGGCCTTTGATGTGAAGGCGGGCCAGACGCTGAAACTCTACCCGGTCGCGGGCGGGGGATGCCGCGCCTACCTCGCGGTGGCGGGGGGATTTGATGTGCCGGATTACCTCGGGAGCAAGGCGACGTTTACGCTGGGCCAGTTCGGCGGACATGGCGGTCGCATCCTGCGCGCCGGAGATGTCTTGAAGATGGCGCGTGAGGTTGCGCTGACTGCTCCGCGCCGGATCGCGGAGCCGCCGATCTATTCCAACTCCTGGAACATCGCGGTGATGTACGGCCCGCATGGCGCGCCGGATTTCTTCACGCCGGAGGACATCGAGACGTTTTTCGCGTCGGACTGGAAGGTTCACTACAATTCCTCCCGCACGGGCATCCGGCTCATCGGGCCAAAACCCAAGTGGGCGCGACCGGATGGCGGCGAGGCGGGGCTGCATCCGTCGAACATTCACGACAATGCCTATGCCATCGGCGCGGTGGATTTCACCGGCGACATGCCCGTGATTCTCGCCGTCGACGGGCCGAGCCTGGGCGGCTTTGTCTGCCCGGTGACGATCA of the Terrimicrobium sacchariphilum genome contains:
- a CDS encoding lysophospholipid acyltransferase family protein, coding for MTQAKDSPADGVRPPAVYRLAVGILRCILFFGARVRVSQEAQLPEGACIVASNHISHFDPPLISGSFRRVFRRDIDWLAMQELFGHPASKRFFEGANVIPVNRGGGDRTSLRVALRRLALGRMVGIFPEGGIRDGEASILSGAPMKAGVALLASMAKAPIVPVVIIGSDRLYNKRRWFPGRRATVWIGIGRAFSPLPDRAETENRLAEEIIGLKERVMVKYGLTAADLPHPPKERMAEA
- a CDS encoding alpha/beta fold hydrolase — its product is MRRLIQKSMAQAMDAAMCGMMNALQWRRRSGVCTRAELDAYLTACEMVTREEFYPVVSFSPRREDIWLRWESPVSSGFAENDKVKVRLYLCDEGFHAPTVIILHALMSASDLGYQRVARWFNAHGWNVAFPHLPFHYSRTPGGYFNGELAITANLIRNAETLRQGVMELRQLMGWLREHGTPEFGLIGTSFGGWNAALLSSLESDLRFVGLVQPIVNVEAAIWENPTAAVMRRLLARQGIGRGESARHAHLSSPMHGKPLCGGDRVILTAGTYDTVSPRTELVALRELWPGATLLDVKQGHFGYSALRETLREIARRLGVADTV
- a CDS encoding urea amidolyase associated protein UAAP1, whose translation is MNTTLYAETLPGGAMWSMRVPRHRRVRLTALNAGANVSALLYNADQPLDRLNVPDTLKALHTAKLTKGHILMSDMGHALASIVEDSLGWHDPLGGHLTAAQALAKYGDHNYQQYRNDFHRNAHNDFLVELSKHGLGLADIVANVNFFSKVAVDDDGKMAFVPNHASAGDSLELRTEMNVLLVLANCPHPMNPASEYPVCRVQVEIFPTEAPGPDDFCRNFRPECERTLALTERLFI
- a CDS encoding urea amidolyase associated protein UAAP2, yielding MSTLIYTESPLDPKHAVYDATILAGDGWFHPVRKGQTLRIVDLEGNQAADTFFFNAADVKERYSAQDTIREQGSIYLTTGTPLMSNLCNPLLTITADTCGRHDTLGGACAAESNMVRYSLDKRFMHACRDTFLLQMALSGYHVTKRDLAHNINFFMNVPVTPEGGLRFADGVSEPGKYVEMRAEMDVLCLISNCPQLNNPCNAYNPTPIQVLIW
- the uca gene encoding urea carboxylase; the protein is MFTKVLIANRGEIACRIIRTLDRLGVASVAVYSEADAHAAHVRLAGEAVCVGPAQAAQSYLLIDRILDAAKQTGAQAIHPGYGFLSENPEFAEACEKAGIAFIGPTAGNMRDFGLKHTARALAIASGVPVSPGTELLASVDEAREAAARIGYPVMLKSTAGGGGIGMQLARSEDELAEKFASVERMARSSFKESGLFLEKFIEAARHVEVQIFGDGEGTVAVLGERDCSVQRRNQKVIEETPAPHLSEEVRQRLHLCAKGLGEAAKYRSAGTCEFIYDANEEKFYFLEVNTRLQVEHCVTEQVSGLDLVEWMVRLAAGEKLPLEAYRHEPKGHSVQARVYAEDPNKNFQPSCGLLTEVSFPAGVRVDGWVERGSEVTPYYDPMIAKVISHAATREEAIVQLEKALAASRVDGIETNIDYLGAILGSREFLAGGVTTKFLSTFPFTPRTIDVLEPGTHTTVQDYPGRTGYWEIGVPPSGPMDHLAFRLANWLVGNDEKAAGLECTVTGPKLKFHRDARVAVTGADMQPEIDGVRQPMWEAFDVKAGQTLKLYPVAGGGCRAYLAVAGGFDVPDYLGSKATFTLGQFGGHGGRILRAGDVLKMAREVALTAPRRIAEPPIYSNSWNIAVMYGPHGAPDFFTPEDIETFFASDWKVHYNSSRTGIRLIGPKPKWARPDGGEAGLHPSNIHDNAYAIGAVDFTGDMPVILAVDGPSLGGFVCPVTIIQAEFWKMGQLRPGDTVKFVPTTVQAAVEAELALDNWTTEGEGRQQIEFAPADLSSDRLLTVPEEGELPQAVYRAAGDKYLLVEYGPLVLDLNLRFRVHALMTALVDAKLPGVLDITPGIRSLQIHYDSRVLSLGELIDALSALENALPSLDDLEVPTRIVRLPLSWDDPATQLAIDKYAQSVRKDAPWCPSNIEFIRRINGLSSIEEVKEIVFSASYLVMGLGDVYLGAPVATPLDPRHRLVTTKYNPARTWTPENAVGIGGAYLCVYGMEGPGGYQFVGRTVQMWNRWRQTADFAQPWLLRHFDQIQFYPVSAEELLRMREEFPQGKLKLDIREERFRLGDYRKFLSGISDEAAKFKATQQQAFNEERERWALAGSGDGSAADTVEEDAPEPLLELAEGSHAIDSHVAANVWKVCVEPGAEVAEGETLMILEAMKMEIAIVAPLAGTVEAIRCAEGQMVMPGQTLAVIAEK